The Pirellulaceae bacterium genomic sequence TGCTTCAAAACTAGCATTCTGTAGAAGACCTGCCAATACTTGCGAAGTCAGGGAACTGCAGATGATCAGTGCTAGGCACTTGTACCTCGTGTTCATGTCAATCCTCAAAGAGCTTGGGTGCGCATACTTCCCCCTAGCAATTTCTGTTAAGGGGCGCGTGGCGAAAATCTGTGGCTGCACAACGCGACAACGTTCGGGGAACAAACAGCGACGGACCGATTGTCGTTGATCCCAGCGGATACTAATTTCTACGTGCACGGGATCGATTACAACTTCGGTGACTGGCAATATTTTGTTGGTTGGGAGAAAGCGTGACATCGCGGTAAGTCGCATTTTGTAATGGCGGATTCCGCCAAGATGCTACGGGTCGAAATTGCCTACATGCAATGACCGGCTAGCGGAAATCACTACCTGAAAAATCGAAGTGGTCTCGATTGGTTGCATGATCGCGAATGGAAACAATCGTGTGATTAGCGCAAAGCAACTCTTCCCACGACACCAAGTCTATCGCGCAGTCCGCACATCTACCAAGGGAGCCGGGTTATGTTGTATTCAAGACATTCCTTCCGGCCATCTTGCCTTCTCCTGAGGTTGACTTTAAGTCGCGTCATTTTAGGTGTCGCTGTGTCCGTGAATCCTGGGCTACCTCAGACAGCGGACGAGGCAGGTGAGATATTGCAGTTGTTCAATGTTCGAGAAAACACTTTCTTAGTTCAGACCCAGAACCTTGATTCTTAGTCTGAAGGGAGCGGATCACTACCTATGTCCAGCAAACACCTGTTATTCAGGGAGGCAGCACGCGAAAAAATCATGCGCGGAGTTAATGCATTGACCGATGCGATCCGAGTGACGCTCGGGCCAAAGTCAAAGTCGGTGTTAATCGCAAAAGAATGGGGGCGACCGATTGTCTGTAACGACGGAGTGACAATCGCCAAGGAGTTACAATTGGCGGATCGCGACGAAAACCTTGGCGCCCAGATGCTTAGAGAAGCAGCCGAGAAAACTGGTGACACCGTCGGTGATGGAACGAGCACTGCCACAATCTTGGCTCACGCAATTTACACCGAGGGCGTGCGCAATGTCACGGCAGGTGCCAGTGCCATCGATCTCAAACGTGGTCTGGATCGCGGTCTAGGGGCCGCAGTGACTGCGATTAAAGCCCTGTCCCACCCTGTCGTAAGCCGCAAGGAAAAGGCGCAGGTGGCGACGATCTCCGCACACAACAATGCGACACTGGGCGAACTGGTCGCGGATGCTATGGAAAAGGTGGGTGGCGAGGGCGTCGTCTCCGTTGAAGAGGCCAAGGGAATTGAAACGATGTTGGAAGTCGTGGAGGGAATGAAGTTCGACCGTGGATACTTGTCTCCCTATTTTGTTACCGATACTGAGAAAATGGAGGCTGTACTGGAAGATCCGGCCGTGCTGCTTTACGAAAAGAAGGTCAGCCAAATCAAAGATGTTATCCCGTTGTTAGAGCAGATGGCACAAACACGCAAACCGCTGGTCATCGTTGCCGACGATATCGACGGCGAAGCGCTGGCCACACTGGTCGTGAACAAGATTCGCGGAAACCTTGCTTGCGTTGCGGTAAAGGCTCCCGGCTATGGTGACCGCCGCAAAGCTATGTTGGAAGACTTGGCAATTCTCACCGGCGGCAAGTTCATTGCTGAAGAACTTGGCTTGAAGTTGGAGAACGTCAAACTTGAAGACCTTGGTAGAGCACAAAGAGTCGTCAGTTGTCGGGACTCGACGACGGTTATCGGCGGCGCTGGCAATCGGAAGGACATTTACGATCGATGTCAAGAGATTCGCAAGCAGATCGAAGTGACGACTTCCGATTATGACCGCGAACAACTTCAAGAGCGGTTGGCCAAGTTGGCCGGAGGCGTGGCAGTCATCAAAGTGGGGGCCCCTTCAGAAGCGGAGATGAAAAGCCGCAAGGAGGCGTTGGAGGATGCCATCAGCTCTACTAGGGCCGCGATTAGCGAAGGCGTTGTACCGGGCTGTGGACTCACGCTTCTACGAGCAATCCAAGCGGTCCAGCACGAAGAAACAGCTTGCGATGGCGATGAGCGTACCGGTCTAAGAATTCTCAAACGCGCGCTCGAAGCTCCCACCCGACAAATCGCCGAAAACTCCGGCGTCGACGGCGGAGTCGTCGTAGCTCAAATGCGCGCCGGCACAGGCAATTACGGCTTAGATGCGGCGCAAGATCAATATGTCGATCTAGTTGAAGCTGGCATCATCGATCCAACAAAGGTCGTGCGTACTGCACTTGAGAACGCCGTTTCGGTAGCAAGCGTACTGTTGTTGACCGAAGCGACAATGACCGAAGTCCCTGAAACGGATGCTATTGCACGGAAGAATGAAGCGATCGACGGATTGTAGCTAGCAAACACCAAGTTCTGCTTTCGAATCCGAGCTTATGACATGGTGGAATCCTCGATGAAAATTTGGACAATCATCTGATGCATTCGGAGAGTCTTTCATTGCAGAATATAGCGCGCGCCGACGCACAGGTGTGTTGCCGATGACATAGTGGTTCCAGCGGTCATCGAATTCAATGTAGTTAGGATCTGTGATTGACCTTACAACTTCTCTCGCCGACGGTAGGATAATGAAACTCCATAACGTCCACTATCTGCTATTGCTACCACTTACCATTTTCGGTCTAGTCGGTTGTATGGAAAAGGCTGCTTCAACCCAGCAAACTGAGGCTGTTTGCAGCGTTATCACATCGCAACCCAATCAACCACTACGAATCTCAAGCAATACCGGAGCCACGGCTACCGTCAATTCGACGAATCAGGACGGCTAATCGTTCTCAAGATCAGCTCCGCAGGCAACGCCCCAACTGCACGATTCGATGTGCGGCGTTGCAAGCCAATGGGACAAGGAACTCGAGGGCTGATGTGTTCAGGGAGCGGTTTCAATGACTAATGGCTGCCGAATCGCTTACTTTTCCATGGAAATTGGACTCCAACCGGACATTCCGACCTATGCCGGCGGCCTGGGTGTACTGGCCGGCGACACCGTGCGTGCGGCTGCCGACTTGCAAGTTCCCATGGTTGCCGTGACGTTGTTGCATCGCCAGGGATATTTCTTTCAGCGCTTTGATCCATCCGGCTGGCAAGTCGAAGAACCGGTGCGCTGGGCGATTGACGACCTATTACAACGTAGCGAACGAATAATTCCGGTGGTGATTGAAGGTCGTCAGGTAAAAATACGCGTCTGGAAATTTGATGTCGTAGGTGTGAGTGGCTTTATCGTTCCGGTCTATCTCCTAGATACAGATGTGGAGGAGAACGACGAGCAAGATCGGAAGATTACGAACTGGCTATATGGTGGTGATGACTTTTATCGGTTATGCCAGGAAGTGGTTCTAGGGATTGGCGGCGTTCGGGTATTGCGAGCCCACGGGCATAACTTGATCGAACGATTTCACATGAACGAAGGACATGCAGCTTTGTTGACAATCGAATTGTTGCGTGAGCAGCGCGAGCGGGCCGGTGGGAAGATGCTTGAGCTGTCGGACATGGAAGCGGTTCGCCAACGATGCGTGTTCACGACACATACACCGGTTTCTGCTGGTCATGACCAGTTCTCGCTCGATCTGGTCGACCGAGTGCTCGGCAGCCGCGAAGCTTGCGAACTGCACGATCCGGTCTGCCATAACGGCCGCCTGAATATGACATATTTGGGGCTAACGATGAGTCGTTACGTGAATGGCGTCGCCAAGATGCACGGTGAAACCACCCAGCACATGTTTGCTGAATACAAGATCGACTCCATCACGAACGGCGTTCATGCGGCTACTTGGACTAGTGATGCGTTTGCACGACTGTTCGACCATCACATCCCAGGCTGGCGTTCCGATAGTTCGAGCCTCCGTTCTGCTGTGGCTATTTCGTGCACTGAAGTCTGGGGAAGTCATCGGCAATCAAAGATGGAATTGATGGAAGTAATCAATCGCGATACCAATGCTGGCTTCGACGTCGATCATTTCACAATCGGATTTGCTCGCCGCGCAACGGGATACAAGAGACCGGACTTGATTTTCGAGGATGTGCAGCGACTTCGCGAAATCGTCAAGCGTTGCGGCCCCATTCAAATCGTGTTTGCCGGTAAGGCCCACCCCAAGGACGACCTTGGCAAGCGGTTAATCCAAAACATCATTCGTCAGGCGGAGCAACTGAAGGGGCACATTGCAGTCTCGTACTTGCCTAATTACGACATGCGTTTAGCAAAATCACTGGTAGCCGGTTCGGATTTGTGGCTCAATACGCCGCAGCCGCCCTTGGAAGCTTCCGGAACTAGCGGTATGAAGGCTGCGCTCAATGGCGTACCGTCTCTGAGTGTACTAGATGGATGGTGGATTGAAGGCTGTATCGAAGGGGTTACGGGGTGGGCCATTGATGATGGTCAAGCATATTTGCGATCGCAGGTAGCCTGTTCGCTGTACGACAAACTTGAGCAAACGATTATCCCCATGTATTACAACGATCGGGGGCGGTTCATCGACGTGATGCGTCACACAATTGCACTGAATGGTTCATTTTTCAACACGCATCGCATGATTCAGCAGTATGCACAGAAAGCCTATTTGTGATGGCCTGCCCACAAGCTCTATTACGCGTTCTTGAGCAGGTCCGGGAAACGGACTTGGTATTGCTCTGGCCGTTCGAGATTGAGCAAGCCTTCGAGCTGCCCTTTTGTGCCAGTTCAAAAATCTGCTCGATCAGCCCGCTATCGGCGTTGTCGGTTGACTTGTCTCGTCAACTTGTGCCCGGGTCTGCGACTTTTCCGGTTCTCTAACGCCTGCTTCCAGAATCTCCAATTCTTCGCGACCGACTTGCAGATTTGCTTTGGCGGCAGCTTGATTAGCAGTTGCTTGGTCTAACTCATCGCCCGATATGGCTTGGGTTTGGCGCAAAATAGACAAGCCAACGAACTCGCGTTCCGCCAGCTCAGACTGTGCTTCAGCGACAACTACTCGGTTGCGAGCGGCCGCAATTTCTTGCTTGCGAGGTCCTTCTTCGGTCAGGCTTAATGGGGCCACCAGTTGTCGGTAACGGGCTTCAAACTGGTCGATCTCTTCAGGACGAAAGCCTGCCTGCATTTTCCTCCATTCGGACTCACGGGCCGCCAGCTCGGCTGCGGCTTGCTGGAATCGTTCTCGCAAATCAAACGGCTCGAACTCGACCAACGGTGTTGCCTGGACGACTGTGTCTCCTTCTTTGACCAACATTTGGCCTACGTGACCTCCCAATCGCGAACCTACGTGAATCTGGTCAGCTTCCAGCATCCCAGATACAAACTCGGACGGCGTTCGGAACTGGCTATACAGAATGCGGCCAATCAATAAAGCCATGGCAAGAGCGATTAAACCAAGTTGCTTCCACATAAACCAGCCAATTGTGTGAGACTCGTTTTCATTGCACGAGTTGGTTCGATTCAGGGCCGGCCAAAAATTCTCGGACAGCCTCTGTTACATTCCACTTTGGTTGTTGCTCCTCTTGCAACAAGCGATGAGAGCCTAGAATCACAACAGGCGGACTTCCACTGAGCTTGAATGTACTGTGGCAGCCCATTTCGAGCACATCGGACAGAAATACGATTTCGTTGGGCAGAGAAGTCGTTAGGTGAAGGATGTTCATTTAGTGGGACTACCAGCATCCGCCAGTGAAAACGGGACTTTTCGTCACAACGGGACATGTTGGTGCGCGCTCCAAGAGTAGGTTTACCAATACAATAACTTTTAGGAGGTTGAGCAATCGAGCATCGCTCTACAATTTTCGCAAGTGAGATTATTCCACACGCGATTTCCACGCGAACTTCCGGAAGTGTCGTGAAAAACTGGAGCCCAACTGGCATAGCTGTTGCCGCTGGATGAGATTGAGAGGCATTGCTTCAATCACGTTTGGGAGGCTTGCGGCGGCAATCAAACCTAGGCAGTGCGCGTCCTGAGCTTGAACGGACGAACCAATTTCCGAAAAATGAAAGAGTGATAATGCACCATGAAAATTGTTTGGCAGAGACATCAGGAAGAAAACCGATTGTTGTAATCATCGGTGGCGGTTTTGGGGGACTTCAAGCGGCCAGAAGCCTGCGCCGGGCAACTGCTCGGGTAATCTTGGTGGATCGACACAACTACCATCTGTTTCAGCCCTTGCTTTATCAGGTGGCTACGGGGGGACTGTCGCCAGCCAATATTGCTTCTCCGCTCAGGTATATCCTTCGTAAGCAAAAGAATTGCGAAGTATTTCTCGGCGAAGTCGTCGATGTTGATTTCAAGAATCAACGCATCCACCTGATTGACGGCCAACTCGAATATGATGAACTGATTGTCGCCGCAGGGGCTACTCACAGCTACTTTGGGCGAGACGAATGGAGTCGCCTTGCACCAGGGCTGAAAACAATCTCAGATGCCATTGAAATCCGGCGGAGAGTTTTTATTGCCTTCGAAGCAGCCGAACGTGAGCCTAATCCTGATATTCGCCAGGCTCAGCTCACTTTTGTGATCGTTGGTGCTGGGCCTACCGGCGTGGAACTGGCCGGTACGTTGTCCGAGATTGCAAGGCATACGCTCAGAAGTGATTTCCGACATATCCAGCCGGAGGAAGCCCGCATCCTGCTGATTGAAAACGCCGGACAGGTGCTCTCTAGTTTTCCTCCCGAATTGCAGAGAAAGGCGGAGGATAGTATCCGCAAACTCGGAATCCAGATCCTGACGAATACCAAAGTCACGGAGATTACGAAGGACTCTGTGCGATTAGCTGCAGAAGGAGGTGAGACAATCATTGCCGCCCGAACAGTTCTATGGGCTGCGGGCGTTGCCGGCAATTCCTTGGGGCGAATCATTGCAGGACATTGCAACATCGAGACGGACCGAGCTGGTCGCGTTCCTGTGAAATCCGGCTTAACTCTCGCCAGCTATTCCAACGTCTATATCATCGGCGACTTGGCGCTGTGCCTGGACGATTGTGGAAAGCCGCTACCGGGGCTGGCACCTGTGGCTATGCAGCAAGGATCGTACGTTGCCAAAGCCTTAATCGAAAAATGGCATGGTAGGTCGGCCAACGTGGGCTTTCAATATCGCTCACCGGGCATCATGGCAACGATCGGCCGATCTGCGGCGGTTGCCCAGCTGGGTAACCGCCAGTTCTCTGGACAAGTTGCCTGGTTGTTATGGTTGGTAGCGCATCTGTTGCAGATCGTACAGTTTGAGAATCGTCTGCTGGTGTTTTTGCAATGGGCTTGGAACTACTTTACCTTGAGCAGAAGTTCGCGGATCATTACAGGTGATGATCCCGTCGAATTGGTCGCACCCATGGATGGAACTCGGTTGACAGACTCAAATTCTCATTGAGTTTCATTAACGCAATGGCAACGTTGGCTAGACGTGTTTCACGTATGAGCGCCCTCGTTTCTGGTCAAGTCATTGTGCTACTATCGGCAGGCTGCGGATTGCAGTGGCCTTCGGAATGGCATTCTGGCTGCTATATCATGAGCTCGCTACCATTCGTTGTGCCGATCTTGTCCAGTGTTCCACTGGGGATTGTGTTGTTGGCGCTGGCAAGTGCTTATTTTCTGTTTTGTGCTTTTGGTCAACTGTCGGCTCACGTGTTCGGAATCAACTTTCAACCTCCACCGCTGGGCGTTGGCTGGATGCAGACTGTAATAGTTGTTTGTGATTCCGTGTTGGCTTCAGCGGCACTCTATGTTTTGTTGCCTCCCTATGTTGCCTCGGTTTTCTTCAGTTCTCCGCGATTTACTTGCTGGCAGTCTTTGTGGCAATGTTGAGCCATGTGCCAGGCGGGCTGGGAGTACTTGAATGGTACTCGTAACGATGCTGCCCGATTTAAGCCATGGCCTGTCACATCTCTGTTGGCCCACCGCATGATCTACTATCTGTCGCCCCTGATATGCGCTTTGACCCATGGCGCATGGGCCACACTTTGTGAACAGGGGCAACAGGTGAGTGGATAGATCGCTAACGCCGGAAAGGTGGCGAAACTTATCAGCCCCGAATCATTACGGGCGGCGTTTTTGTACCGAAGTTGATTTTGCTGATGTCCGGCGCGCTCACCGCAGCGGAAGGCAGAATGCAGCTTCTTCGACGGGCATTACCCCTTCCGATCGTGGAGTTGTCGCTTTTTGGGGAGCGTTGCGGAGGCATATTGCTACTGCTGGCGCGGGCACTGCACAGGCGCATTGATTCGGCCTGGATAGTTGCAGTTGGGTTAATTGTACTAGGAATTCTAGTATCCTTGACCAAAGGATTTGATTTCGAGGAGGCGATTGCTCTGTCGGTTCTGCTTGCCGCACTTCTCGCCAACCGCAAGCATTTTTTTCGAGAGTGGCGTTTATTTCCCTCACCTTTGAACTTGAGCTGGATGTTGGCAATCTCCATGGCGATTGGACTGATCATCTGGGTCATCTCATTGGCTTATCGCCATATCGAATATCAACACGAGCTGTGGTGGAGTTTTGCCTGGCACCACGATGCACCGCGATCCATGCGCTCGCTGATAGGTGCCTCGATTGTTGTCGCTCCGCCGTTGGACTCTGGAGTGTTACCTCGATCTCAAAGACCCGAACTCGGTAACGCACAAGAATTTGCAGAGGT encodes the following:
- the groL gene encoding chaperonin GroEL (60 kDa chaperone family; promotes refolding of misfolded polypeptides especially under stressful conditions; forms two stacked rings of heptamers to form a barrel-shaped 14mer; ends can be capped by GroES; misfolded proteins enter the barrel where they are refolded when GroES binds) gives rise to the protein MSSKHLLFREAAREKIMRGVNALTDAIRVTLGPKSKSVLIAKEWGRPIVCNDGVTIAKELQLADRDENLGAQMLREAAEKTGDTVGDGTSTATILAHAIYTEGVRNVTAGASAIDLKRGLDRGLGAAVTAIKALSHPVVSRKEKAQVATISAHNNATLGELVADAMEKVGGEGVVSVEEAKGIETMLEVVEGMKFDRGYLSPYFVTDTEKMEAVLEDPAVLLYEKKVSQIKDVIPLLEQMAQTRKPLVIVADDIDGEALATLVVNKIRGNLACVAVKAPGYGDRRKAMLEDLAILTGGKFIAEELGLKLENVKLEDLGRAQRVVSCRDSTTVIGGAGNRKDIYDRCQEIRKQIEVTTSDYDREQLQERLAKLAGGVAVIKVGAPSEAEMKSRKEALEDAISSTRAAISEGVVPGCGLTLLRAIQAVQHEETACDGDERTGLRILKRALEAPTRQIAENSGVDGGVVVAQMRAGTGNYGLDAAQDQYVDLVEAGIIDPTKVVRTALENAVSVASVLLLTEATMTEVPETDAIARKNEAIDGL
- the glgP gene encoding alpha-glucan family phosphorylase, whose protein sequence is MTNGCRIAYFSMEIGLQPDIPTYAGGLGVLAGDTVRAAADLQVPMVAVTLLHRQGYFFQRFDPSGWQVEEPVRWAIDDLLQRSERIIPVVIEGRQVKIRVWKFDVVGVSGFIVPVYLLDTDVEENDEQDRKITNWLYGGDDFYRLCQEVVLGIGGVRVLRAHGHNLIERFHMNEGHAALLTIELLREQRERAGGKMLELSDMEAVRQRCVFTTHTPVSAGHDQFSLDLVDRVLGSREACELHDPVCHNGRLNMTYLGLTMSRYVNGVAKMHGETTQHMFAEYKIDSITNGVHAATWTSDAFARLFDHHIPGWRSDSSSLRSAVAISCTEVWGSHRQSKMELMEVINRDTNAGFDVDHFTIGFARRATGYKRPDLIFEDVQRLREIVKRCGPIQIVFAGKAHPKDDLGKRLIQNIIRQAEQLKGHIAVSYLPNYDMRLAKSLVAGSDLWLNTPQPPLEASGTSGMKAALNGVPSLSVLDGWWIEGCIEGVTGWAIDDGQAYLRSQVACSLYDKLEQTIIPMYYNDRGRFIDVMRHTIALNGSFFNTHRMIQQYAQKAYL
- a CDS encoding NAD(P)/FAD-dependent oxidoreductase; the protein is MHHENCLAETSGRKPIVVIIGGGFGGLQAARSLRRATARVILVDRHNYHLFQPLLYQVATGGLSPANIASPLRYILRKQKNCEVFLGEVVDVDFKNQRIHLIDGQLEYDELIVAAGATHSYFGRDEWSRLAPGLKTISDAIEIRRRVFIAFEAAEREPNPDIRQAQLTFVIVGAGPTGVELAGTLSEIARHTLRSDFRHIQPEEARILLIENAGQVLSSFPPELQRKAEDSIRKLGIQILTNTKVTEITKDSVRLAAEGGETIIAARTVLWAAGVAGNSLGRIIAGHCNIETDRAGRVPVKSGLTLASYSNVYIIGDLALCLDDCGKPLPGLAPVAMQQGSYVAKALIEKWHGRSANVGFQYRSPGIMATIGRSAAVAQLGNRQFSGQVAWLLWLVAHLLQIVQFENRLLVFLQWAWNYFTLSRSSRIITGDDPVELVAPMDGTRLTDSNSH